The Cervus canadensis isolate Bull #8, Minnesota chromosome 9, ASM1932006v1, whole genome shotgun sequence genome contains a region encoding:
- the LOC122447516 gene encoding thymosin beta-4-like → MSDKPDMAEIEKFDKLKLKKKETQEKNPLPSKETIEQEKQAGES, encoded by the coding sequence ATGTCTGACAAGCCCGATATGGCTGAGATTGAGAAGTTCGATAAgttgaaattgaagaaaaaggAAACGCAAGAGAAAAATCCACTGCCTTCGAAAGAAACGATTGAACAGGAGAAGCAAGCAGGCGAGTCGTAA